The stretch of DNA TTTTCTTACTGTTGGGATTAAATTTACTgattgtttattttcttttcattaGTAGGTATTTTCCTCAGGTTTTATTGAAGATGAGGAACAAGAAGCCCTTGAAGTTGACTTTGCAAATAGGTATTTGGGAGGAGGTGCACTTTCCAGGGGCTGTGTGCAGGTATCTTTCTTCCAATTGACAGATTATTAATTTATCCAGCCTTTAGATTTATAGCAGATGTTTCTGTTTGGGCTATCATAATCATGGGATTGTTCATTTGTTACCTTAAAGAAAATTTCCTGCATCTGTACTATTTGATTGGTATTTTATCTATCAATCCTATTGTACTTTAAAAAATTAAGTTTATCCATCAAACCTATTGTATTTTAAAAATTAACCTTTTGTGTTCTCCTGTGAATTGAAATGTCTTTAATTTGTGTTATGCGCATATTACAATGCTTTGTGGTTTTCTGTGTAACCAATCTGTCTTTTTCTATACGATGCAGGAAGAGATTCGTTTCATGATAAACCCAGAACTGATTGTGGGTATGCTCTTCATGGCTTCCATGGATGATAATGAGGCCATAGAAATTGTTGGTGCAGAAAGGTTCTCACAGTATATGGGGTTAGTTTAAATCTATCCATCCTTTACTTGATTCTAGTTCATAGGTTCAACAAGAAGTAACTGATACGATCCATGGGTTGATTTCCTTTACGACAAACTATTCTTCTCCTTACAGGTATGGCTCCTCATTTCGCTTTGTCGGTGACTATATAGATAGCAAGCCCATTGATTCTATGGGTAGACGGAGAACTAGGATAGTGGCAATAGATGCTTTGGACTGTCCTACTAGATTACATTACGAATCTAGTGGTCTCCTAAGGTAAATCAAGTTACTATTTGGAGCCAGCAAatatgttttatagttttaGCATTTCTAATACTCCTTTGTTCAGGGAAGTGAATAAGGCTTTTTGTGGATTTTCCTACCAATCAAAGCTTCAGCTGTATACAAAGCTTTTCGAGGTTGTTTAACTAATCACTCTGTTAGCCACTTAGCCTGTTGAGTTTCTTTTACCACcacttccttttttttgtttgaatagCCTTTTTGCAGCTAATATGGCTGTAGTCAACACTCCAATCTGTAGTTAGAGTCATTTCTTAAGTTCCTGTAATTACCAATgatataactttttttttttgaaagctacCAATGATATAACTAACTGAAGGCAGATCAAACAAGATAGCACTCTGGTGATGGGTACATAATCTAAAGGAGGGCTTAACATGATTAGCTGGAATCAACGATACATGATAGATTCTCTGTTCTCAAGGCGGTAAGGCGGACGCCTAGCAAGGTGGGGTggctggacgcctaggcgagcaaggcgggcgcctaggcgagcaaggcgCAAATCGGTGGACGGCGCAtggacgcctaggcgtcgcctaggcgacgccttgagaACAGAGGATAGATTGATATATCTGCTGATTATGTTTTGTGATAGATATATCTGCTGATTATGTTTCACCTTTATAACACTGGCCAGGATTATAATAACAAGGATATCAGTCCAAGAATCAGTTCTGATGAATATATAGGGGTTTCGACTGGAAACTGGGGTTGTGGCGCCTTTGGTGGAAACCCTGAAATCAAGAGCATGATCCAATGGATTGCTGCATCTCAGGTACAGGAGAAATCAATGTTAGGCTTAGCAGTGCATGTCACCTATGTTTGTTTCCATTTGAATGCCACTACTGATTGATGTATATATGGTCATGATCGGAGCAGTCAATTTAATTTCTATGCCTTTTGTGACTGTAATCTGAATATTCTTGATTGCGCAGGCGCTCCGGCCTTTTGTGAACTATTACACTTTTGAGGACGCATCTCTGGAAAGACTAGGGGAGGTACTATCCATCCCTTCACTTACCTTCCGTGTTAAGAAAGTTGGACCTTAGCTTGTACCATTTCTAAAGTTGGTAGAGGTTTGCATGTCTATGATATTGATGGTTCTGTATTGTTCAGATATTCTTTCCCCAACTATGATGTATTCATAATGTTGTGTTGATCCTTCTCATTCGGTGCAGTCCAATGGACTCTCTCCTTGGACTGACTCCTGATGGGTCTGGTCCATTCTTAAAAGCTGAACTCTGCGCATAGTAGCGTTGATATGTTGATCATAATTTTGATAGAGTTAATTATAATTATGGTTGTTAAGCTTCTCTTTCATGTTTCCATAACCTTTTCCCTGCGGTATCATCATGTGTGCCGCAGGTGATCCAATGGATATTACATCATGGATGGACGGTCGGTGAGCTGTGGCACATGCTCATTGAGTACTCATCCCAGAGGTCGAGAGGGGAAACTTTCAAGGGCTTTCTCGCCTGGCTACTTCCCAACGGCAGCCCCAAAAATGAAGTGGATTACATGTCTGAATAGACCCAATTTTGAGGTCAGAATCTGTCAGGTCCCTAGAAATGTTGCATTACTTGTGTAGATTTGTGTAATTGTGTGTGCTCGCGAACAGAGGGGGGGGACAGTTGATTATTGCATCCTTGCCCAGTTGCCCGTTGGCACTCTGGACGCTTGCTTAAAATTGTCATTAATGTAACAAGCAACGACTAACTGCAGAGAACTCTATTCCACAGTGCCACACCTTACTGCTTTGCACAATACATATCGATATGTTGATGTATGTATTCAAGAGGAACCACACCTTAATGTTCTGCACAATACATATATGATATGTCGATAAACATATAGCGAACAATATTACCAATTACTACACACAAGACCGAGCTGGAGTCTTCCGTATATAATGAGTATACGTTTTGATTTCACTAGTGCAGAATTCATTGCATATTGTGGGGGTTGGAGTCTCCTTGATAGTGTTACTCTTCAGAATCCAGATTGGTTGGGCTTGCCATCCTCTTCCACCTTGCGATTTTCTCCATTCCCTGAGTAGTAGTGAGAAACAATTTATTATTGGAAGTATTCCTGTGAATCATTTATCCAAGTGTAGATTAAAGTACCTGTCGTCGTTTAACAGCCACATCGTTGTCTTGGATGCAAGTGATCACGAAACCCAGGGGCTTCAGCACCTCCTCGTAACTGCATGTGTCACGCATGATATATTTTTGTGAGAACTGACATGTCATCGTGTGTACTATGTGTGTGTTAACATTTGCTAGTACTGTAGGTTGATGGTGTCGTCTTACTCGAGCACTGTTGTGTTGAATGGCGGGCCAGCCTCCTGACCTTCAGCCTGCCATGCGGTCATGCAGATGCCGGCATCAACATAGAAATCATTGATCAGCAGTTTGCATTGTTGAATTACCACTAGACACTGACAGTGGCTGCTATCAGAATTCAGAATTACCAGGTACATGAGGGTAATGAGCTCGCCATTGGGCTTGAGCAGGTCGGCCATTCGCTTTGCCCATGCTGGCCTCATCGACGGGTGGAAAGCGCAGAAGAATCTGAAGGGCGTGCGTGGTCGATCCATCCAACGGACAAGAGATCATTTTTTTTCATCAGGAAAGCCATACTCACTAGTGGCAATTTACTGCTAGGATTAGGATATGAATATGATCACGCACGTGTAGTCGAAGATGAGGTCGAACAGCTCCGGCGGCTCCCAGGTGAAGAAGTCCGCCGCGACGAAGGCGAACAAGCtggcgtcggccgccgccgccgccgaccactgTTTGGCCTTGGCAACGGCGCTCTCGCAGATGTCAAGGCCGACGACGAAGCGGCCGGGGCCGGAGAGCGCCACCACGTCGTACCCCTGCACGAATTGAGTCCACATCAAAGCAAGGCAAGATGCCGTGGTGCAGCGTGCGACCAATGCAAGCTCGCGCATGCACTGACGGAGACGGATCACTGACCGCACCGCATCCCGGGacgaggacggtggcggcgtCGCCGGGCAGCGTCCCGGACTTGGCGAGCTCGACGACGGCCGGCGTGGGCTGGCCAAGGTCCCACGGCGTCACGCCTTCCTCCCAGCACCGGCTCCACCCATCTGCGCGCGAGTAGTCAGTCAGAAATGGTTTGCATCGATGCATAGATGGCAAGCGGCGATGTACCTTGACAATATTCCGGGCCGCCGATGAGCTGCCGCACGCGGGCCACCGTCGGGTTCGAGCCGTCCAGGacctggccgccggcgaccgccgtGGATGCCATGGGCCTCCTACTTTTAAAGTTTTAATCAAGTATCTTTGCCTAACAAACAATGGCGTGCATGAGCGAGGTTGCTAGTGTAGGGCTACTTGTAGCGTGCTCAGATCAATATTGCACTTGTACGAGAGGACGAGGCTCGTGCGTGTGTTCTCAATCCATCGATCACTTCGTCGTCTCGCCGGCCACCACACGTACCCTGTGTGTGGCCGGTGGCAGCTTGGCCGGCACCCCACTACCaggctctgctctgctcccctCTCCTCGTCACAATAAATTGATGATCTTGATGGCACAGACTACACATGGAGAATAATTGCATTGGGTGACTACTGACTAGTGGTGAGGGCAAAGCATCATCCTCCCCAGAATCCAAATTCACCACAACAACCCTTCGGCTTCTCACCACACGATATTTAAGTtgcgcaagaaaaaaaaaagcaagaatGCAAGATAAACTATGGGAGGTTCAGATCATGACAGGATGA from Panicum virgatum strain AP13 chromosome 9K, P.virgatum_v5, whole genome shotgun sequence encodes:
- the LOC120649129 gene encoding poly(ADP-ribose) glycohydrolase 1-like; translation: MEPSASGLAARGDLRSVLPFLPVVLHGGALFWPPAAQESLRALALGPDVSRVATGDVLADALTDLRLVLALPALSPRAADGLALFFDDLLSRVQARGWFAEVVPNLARLLLRLPALLEDHYDKATDAASGLRILASQDAGIVHLSQELVAALLTCALFCLFPTDGRAEASLPNINFDCLFAALVHNARQSQEQKVRCLVHYFERVTDSTPTGFVSFERKVLPRRAGLGGVTYPDVDAWMKSSSPLCQFRVFSSGFIEDEEQEALEVDFANRYLGGGALSRGCVQEEIRFMINPELIVGMLFMASMDDNEAIEIVGAERFSQYMGYGSSFRFVGDYIDSKPIDSMGRRRTRIVAIDALDCPTRLHYESSGLLREVNKAFCGFSYQSKLQLYTKLFEDYNNKDISPRISSDEYIGVSTGNWGCGAFGGNPEIKSMIQWIAASQALRPFVNYYTFEDASLERLGEVIQWILHHGWTVGELWHMLIEYSSQRSRGETFKGFLAWLLPNGSPKNEVDYMSE
- the LOC120649131 gene encoding probable thiol methyltransferase 2 isoform X2, with translation MASTAVAGGQVLDGSNPTVARVRQLIGGPEYCQDGWSRCWEEGVTPWDLGQPTPAVVELAKSGTLPGDAATVLVPGCGAGYDVVALSGPGRFVVGLDICESAVAKAKQWSAAAAADASLFAFVAADFFTWEPPELFDLIFDYTFFCAFHPSMRPAWAKRMADLLKPNGELITLMYLAEGQEAGPPFNTTVLDYEEVLKPLGFVITCIQDNDVAVKRRQGMEKIARWKRMASPTNLDSEE
- the LOC120649131 gene encoding probable thiol methyltransferase 2 isoform X1, with the protein product MASTAVAGGQVLDGSNPTVARVRQLIGGPEYCQDGWSRCWEEGVTPWDLGQPTPAVVELAKSGTLPGDAATVLVPGCGAGYDVVALSGPGRFVVGLDICESAVAKAKQWSAAAAADASLFAFVAADFFTWEPPELFDLIFDYTFFCAFHPSMRPAWAKRMADLLKPNGELITLMYLVILNSDSSHCQCLVVIQQCKLLINDFYVDAGICMTAWQAEGQEAGPPFNTTVLDYEEVLKPLGFVITCIQDNDVAVKRRQGMEKIARWKRMASPTNLDSEE